The following proteins are encoded in a genomic region of Debaryomyces hansenii CBS767 chromosome G complete sequence:
- a CDS encoding DEHA2G00330p (weakly similar to uniprot|P43535 Saccharomyces cerevisiae YFR009W GCN20 Positive regulator of the Gcn2p kinase activity forms a complex with Gcn1p), translating into MPKRPKNSKGSKCAKNTIVATSQVSRFHSETLETLFNNVDLKQVNISVGDRDLIVDTDLQLFAGIHYGLVGGNGTGKTTLLKCIGNKIITGFPSNIRSLYVEQLVSGLELELTVIEAVINSDKERTNLVRCAKALEEALGSGDDTEIAQCFHKIQLDNQKREFEDAQKTAMERSGARGAVARKILNNKEDELRQIEKLALEEPNGSHKIKLVEMVQDLLNEMNEKLAIYDNEEVIVSNVHAILSGLGFTNEMQGGRLKDLSGGWRVRVSLASALLIKPDVLLLDEPTNHLDLPAILWLQKYLAGLDNTTILLVSHDRAFLNATIDEVIVLKNKSLVYYKGNYDEYLENYEERQAHLKTVANAIDKKKTAAQKSMEKGAATARKSGDDKKLAVIASKKKKMDRLGMEVNSKGHRFKLNRDRPGYHEAIRDDVEVEGKEVIQKWRIGDPSPLRYQGDLIKLDDVSFRYNNRQKLILTKVSLGVSQRARIAILGANGYGKSTLMKILTGDLLPTSGVVQWPGNAKISLFSQHNAEEVLNSCTPETTPVSLLLNKCPNKKESDARAHLGGFGIRGNVSISSLDVLSGGELARVALALHIFDSVPHVLFLDEPTNHLDILSVDSLIGALSNYNGALVISSHDQYFISHIAREIYTIEKSKLKYLDGGIQQYINSVSKTKKIQRKS; encoded by the coding sequence ATGCCTAAGAGGCCAAAGAACCTGAAAGGCTCTAAATGTGCAAAGAATACTATAGTTGCAACTAGTCAAGTTTCAAGATTTCATAGCGAGACGTTGGAGACCCTCTTTAATAACGTTGATCTTAAACAAGTGAATATATCAGTAGGCGACAGAGATTTAATAGTCGATACGGATTTGCAATTGTTTGCGGGCATACATTACGGATTGGTTGGAGGCAATGGTACAGGAAAAACAACGCTATTAAAATGCATTggaaacaaaataattacGGGATTTCCCTCTAATATCAGAAGTTTGTATGTGGAACAATTAGTAAGTGGTCTCGAATTAGAACTTACTGTTATCGAAGCAGTTATAAATTCTGATAAAGAAAGGACAAATCTTGTGCGATGTGCTAAGGCTCTTGAAGAGGCATTAGGGTCTGGTGATGATACCGAAATTGCTCAATGTTTTCACAAAATTCAACTTGATAATCAAAAAAGAGAGTTCGAGGATGCACAAAAGACCGCTATGGAACGAAGTGGGGCGCGAGGAGCAGTTGCACGgaagatattgaacaataaGGAGGATGAATTACGTCAGATTGAAAAACTAGCTTTGGAGGAACCTAACGGTTCGCATAAGATCAAATTAGTGGAGATGGTTCAAGACCttttaaatgaaatgaatgaaaaattggcAATATATGATAACGAGGAAGTTATCGTCAGTAATGTCCATGCGATTTTATCGGGTCTCGGATTTACTAATGAAATGCAAGGTGGACGCTTGAAAGATCTTTCTGGCGGATGGAGGGTTAGAGTTTCGTTGGCCTCGGCCTTGCTTATAAAGCCTGATGTTTTACTATTAGATGAACCAACTAACCATTTAGATTTGCCAGCTATTCTTTGGTTACAAAAGTACCTCGCTGGTTTAGATAACACTACGATATTATTAGTGTCTCATGATAGGGCTTTCCTCAATGCAACAATTGATGAGGTTATTGTGctaaaaaataaatcacTAGTATATTATAAGGGGAATTACGATgaatatttggaaaattaCGAGGAAAGACAAGCGCATCTAAAAACGGTGGCCAACGCTATCGACAAAAAAAAGACAGCAGCCCAAAAAAGTATGGAAAAAGGTGCTGCCACTGCTCGTAAGAGTGGTGACGACAAAAAGTTGGCTGTCATTGCTtcgaaaaagaaaaaaatggATCGTTTGGGGATGGAAGTAAATAGTAAGGGTCATAGATTCAAGTTAAATAGAGATCGTCCGGGTTACCATGAAGCTATCAGAGATGATGTTGAAGTAGAGGGGAAAGAAGTAATCCAGAAATGGCGGATTGGAGATCCTTCGCCCCTAAGGTACCAAGGCGACTTGATAAAATTAGATGATGTTTCGTTTCGATATAATAATCgtcaaaaattaattttaactAAAGTTTCCCTAGGAGTTTCTCAAAGAGCACGCATTGCAATTCTTGGAGCTAATGGTTATGGTAAGTCTACTCTAATGAAAATTCTTACTGGTGACTTATTGCCGACCTCGGGTGTAGTACAATGGCCCGGGAACGCTAAGATTAGTCTCTTCTCCCAACATAATGCAGAAGAAGTTTTGAATTCTTGTACACCTGAGACCACTCCAGTTTCACTTTTGCTAAACAAATGTCCCAACAAGAAAGAAAGTGACGCCCGTGCACATTTAGGTGGATTTGGGATCAGAGGTAATGTTTCTATTAGTTCTTTAGATGTCCTTAGCGGCGGTGAACTTGCTCGTGTCGCTTTGGCTCtccatatatttgattctgTTCCTCATGTTCTTTTCCTCGATGAACCAACTAACCATTTAGATATATTATCGGTAGATTCGTTAATTGGGGCGCTACTGAACTATAATGGTGCCTTGGTGATCTCTTCGCACGACCAATACTTTATATCTCACATTGCAAGAGAAATATATACCATTGAAAAGTCcaaattgaaatacttAGATGGTGGAATTCAACAGTACATTAATTCTGTATccaaaacaaaaaaaattcagcgtaaaagttga
- a CDS encoding DEHA2G00374p (no similarity): protein MFTLQYVLSNIGMDPLMFFMGFMALAEILRGRCPSLILYLNVIVSTQADHFTSLINDMNESIENVLITKVIEKRPFKYQDESLLYINTWQEIIADINLQVRAKYNNKYYHLGNIEVAKDRFFGIMNKFSLRTKNESSMVDFTYWEKTLLIARNMYEEDSRNEKICDEKY from the coding sequence atGTTTACATTACAATATGTATTGTCTAATATTGGTATGGATCCTTTAATGTTTTTCATGGGTTTTATGGCATTAGCCGAGATACTAAGGGGTCGCTGTCCATCGTTAATATTGTATCTAAACGTTATTGTCCTGACGCAGGCTGATCACTTCACAAGCCTAATTAACGATATGAAcgaatcaattgaaaatgttttgATTACGAAAGTAATTGAGAAGAGACCCTTTAAATATCAAGACGAATCGCttctttatattaataCGTGGCAAGAAATTATAGCCGATATAAACTTACAGGTGAGGGCTAAATATAACAACAAGTATTATCACTTGGGAAACATTGAAGTTGCAAAGGACAGGTTTTTTGGTATCatgaataaattttcacTTAGGACGAAAAACGAGTCCTCTATGGTTGACTTTACCTATTGGGAAAAGACCTTATTAATAGCCAGAAATATGTACGAAGAAGACTCGCGTAACGAAAAGATTTGTGACGAGAAGTATTGA
- a CDS encoding DEHA2G00396p (no similarity), which produces MSRWETVNSILKVVIPTFLTLISVEIPLAYYDFIKISQGIVWYELTFGLYLLFGSTLFYTGFSLRKLTELLMLESIERRPFKKLYTLRQNSIWNDISSNIFQEGRKCVPFGIGLSGNAIFLERTFKRNMTDIKRRLNTIYKDMDEDEVSGNDAILIAAKKTYDEDLKQYYNENIFKKNDNWSKYGTTVPLNPITETTKFEDNERCRSRVEFAIKLVIIVCLASYGLIYVVIECLGFINKFLGFVDKWIG; this is translated from the coding sequence atgTCACGTTGGGAAACAGTTAATAGTATACTTAAGGTAGTTATTCCTACTTTTTTAACTCTAATTCTGGTCGAGATCCCGTTAGCATATtatgattttattaaaatcagTCAAGGTATAGTATGGTATGAACTTACATTTGGACTTTActtattatttggatcCACATTGTTCTATACTGGCTTTAGTTTGAGAAAACTTACCGAACTTTTGATGCTTGAGTCAATTGAGAGGCGGCCGTTTAAAAAATTGTATACATTAAGGCAAAATTCAATCTGGAATGATATTTCCTCTAATATCTTTCAGGAGGGAAGAAAATGCGTCCCGTTTGGAATTGGGCTTCTGGGAAATGCTATTTTCTTAGAACGAACATTTAAGAGAAATATGACCGACATCAAAAGACGGttaaatacaatatataaagATATGGATGAGGATGAGGTCAGTGGAAATGATGCAATTCTTATTGCAGCAAAAAAAACGTATGACGAAGATTTAAAGCAGTATTacaatgaaaatatctttAAGAAAAACGACAACTGGAGTAAATATGGTACAACCGTACCATTGAATCCAATTACCGAAACAACCAagtttgaagataatgaaagatGTCGCAGTCGTGTGGAATTTGCGATAAAGCTTGTGATTATTGTTTGTCTAGCTTCTTACGGCTTAATTTATGTCGTAATTGAATGCCTAGGtttcataaataaattcttaggttttgttgataaatgGATAGGTTAA
- a CDS encoding DEHA2G00418p (no similarity), giving the protein MFTLQYISSNICAKPFMAFIMLVILFTTSIGCYLELMVYLCAAVLLQADHFKMLTNDTNETIEHVLVRSVIEKRPFKYADESSLYAHVWQEIITDINILVRAKYNNKYYHLGSIEDTKDRFFGIMNSSSRSLRTKKDPSTVNFTDWEKTLLIARNIYEEDSCNEKCDEKY; this is encoded by the coding sequence ATGTTCACAttacaatatatatcttctAATATATGTGCCAAGCCATTTATGGCTTTCATAATGCTAGTGATATTATTTACGACTTCGATTGGCTGTTATTTAGAGTTGATGGTTTATTTATGTGCAGCTGTTTTGTTGCAAGCTGATCACTTCAAAATGTTGACAAATGATACAAATGAGACAATTGAGCATGTTTTAGTTAGGAGTGTAATTGAAAAGAGACCTTTTAAATATGCAGATGAATCGTCATTATATGCCCATGTTTGGcaagaaataataactGATATTAACATATTAGTAAGGgccaaatataataataaatattatcacTTGGGAAGCATTGAAGATACAAAGGATAGATTTTTTGGTATCATGAATAGTTCTTCACGTTCACTTCGGACGAAAAAGGATCCTTCAACAGTCAACTTTACCGATTGGGAAAAGACCTTATTGATTGCAAGAAATATATACGAAGAAGACTCTTGTAATGAAAAGTGTGACGAAAAGTATTGA
- a CDS encoding DEHA2G00462p (similar to uniprot|P39518 Saccharomyces cerevisiae YER015W FAA2 Long chain fatty acyl-CoA synthetase) yields MTTKKTNIGESIEEEDFSHSLFGPEENGNVVSLISKLPLRYADEAIPIDSGEEKCTSVYRNKSSPGKLISNIHPRLNTLNKLFNNSVQLFADRPCFGYRKYNYETGVSDRQFSSFSYSEVNERRMDFGSGILYVLKNNPFKLKESKCHAKIGNHLRDWRKYGEPSEQEDENWSFIVSIFSANRLEWVLSDLACAAYSFGNTSLYDTLGPDAIRYILDLTRSPILICSKEKVRRIINMKRDFPDLLGDLITIVSMDPLFHTYANSRFKDEDQSLMELARATNITLYDFDQVEKFGKSSRIRELPPTGNTLNTIAFTSGTTGSKPKGVVLTHENAATSITFLASAMPQVNPGRAFIFLPLTHIYERGTTGFALTTGYYLGFPQLTITSSAPVNSFDNLIEDLRLFKPTYLSLVPRILTKMESVIKAAVSSSNPDIASSVNKIISYKLKKHCEFDGSKGLHKEYDNYAPYKDLRSIVGFDNLVWTQTASAPISGSTLSYLRASLNIGIKQLYGLTETYGASTQGGAYECKPGSCGSVGVGEEVKLKEIPEMGYYAKENKGEVLFRGPMVFHGYFRNKSATGECFDNDGWFHTGDVATIDRDTGRLFIVDRVKNFFKLAQGEYVSPEKVENVYLSFNPILSQLFIHGDRLKSYLVGIAGIDHNSGMKFLHDFCGYKKSYLTTTQLLIEMNKFKNRQKFLLKINSSVGKQLQGFERLHNIHIDINPLTVERNVVTPTFKIKRAIAAKYFSDILTRLYEENPVVETKPKL; encoded by the coding sequence ATGACCACCAAAAAAACCAATATTGGAGAGTCGATTGAGGAGGAGGACTTCTCGCACAGTTTGTTCGGACCAGAAGAGAATGGAAACGTTGTATCGCTCATTTCTAAGCTACCATTACGGTATGCAGACGAAGCAATTCCTATTGATTCAGGGGAAGAAAAGTGTACCCTGGTCTACAGAAATAAAAGTCTGCCGGGGAAGcttatttcaaatatacaTCCAAGATTGAATACGCTCAATAAGCTATTTAACAATAGTGTGCAGTTGTTTGCAGACAGGCCTTGTTTTGGATACAGAAAGTATAATTACGAAACGGGAGTGTCAGACCGTCAGTTTAGCAGTTTTTCGTATTCTGAGGTGaatgaaagaagaatggaTTTCGGTTCGGGCATTTTGTATGTCTTGAAAAACAATCCTTTCAAGTTGAAGGAGTCGAAATGTCACGCGAAGATTGGCAACCATTTGAGAGACTGGCGAAAGTACGGAGAGCCCAGTGAGCAAGAGGACGAGAACTGGTCTTTTAttgtttcaatattttcGGCAAATCGGTTAGAATGGGTGTTGAGTGATTTAGCATGTGCTGCGTACTCGTTTGGTAATACCTCGTTGTACGACACACTCGGACCAGATGCTATCAGATATATTTTGGATCTAACTAGGAGTCCTATATTAATTTGCTCTAAAGAGAAGGTCAGAAGAATCATAAACATGAAAAGAGATTTTCCTGACTTATTAGGTGATCTTATTACAATAGTTTCTATGGATCCATTATTTCATACTTATGCTAACTCAAGatttaaagatgaagatCAGTCTTTGATGGAATTGGCCAGAGCTACAAATATCACTCTTTATGATTTTGATCAAGTAGAGAAGTTTGGAAAATCTTCCCGGATCAGGGAATTACCTCCCACTGGTAATACTTTGAACACCATTGCATTCACATCGGGGACAACTGGTTCCAAACCTAAGGGAGTAGTGTTAACTCATGAGAATGCTGCGACTTCTATTACATTCCTAGCTAGCGCAATGCCCCAAGTCAACCCTGGAAGAGcctttatatttttaccGCTAACACACATTTATGAAAGAGGAACCACAGGGTTTGCATTGACTACTGGTTATTATTTAGGATTCCCGCAGTTAACCATCACCAGTCTGGCACCTGTGaattcttttgataatttaattgaagatttgcGCCTCTTTAAACCAACCTATTTATCATTGGTTCCACGGATATTAACAAAGATGGAGTCAGTGATTAAAGCAGCTGTATCCAGTTCTAATCCGGATATTGCTTCGTCggtaaataaaattatatcttataaattgaaaaagcaTTGTGAGTTCGATGGATCAAAAGGTCTTCATAAGGAATACGATAACTATGCTCCTTATAAAGATCTTAGATCGATTGTTGGTTTTGATAACTTGGTATGGACACAGACTGCTTCAGCACCAATATCTGGTTCAACACTTAGCTATTTAAGGGCGTCTTTGAACATCGGCATAAAGCAACTATATGGCTTAACAGAGACATATGGAGCCTCGACACAAGGTGGGGCCTATGAATGTAAACCAGGTTCATGTGGAAGTGTCGGGGTAGGGGAGGAAGTCAAGCTAAAAGAGATTCCTGAAATGGGGTACTATGCTAAAGAAAACAAGGGAGAAGTATTATTCAGAGGGCCGATGGTTTTCCACGGATATTTTCGAAATAAATCTGCGACCGGGGAATGCTTTGATAATGATGGGTGGTTCCACACTGGTGATGTTGCGACGATTGATCGTGATACTGGTAGGTTATTTATAGTTGATAGAgtgaagaatttttttaagCTCGCTCAAGGTGAATATGTATCCCCagaaaaagttgaaaacgTATATCTCTCATTTAACCCTATCCTTTCACAGTTATTTATTCACGGAGACCGTCTAAAATCATACTTGGTCGGTATTGCAGGTATCGATCACAATTCTGGAATGAAATTCCTTCATGATTTTTGTGGATACAAAAAGTCTTACTTAACTACTACCCAGTTGTTGATAGAGATGaacaaatttaaaaatagaCAAAAATTTTTGTTAAAAATCAACTCTTCTGTGGGCAAACAACTTCAAGGATTTGAAAGGTTGcataatattcatattgACATAAATCCATTGACTGTTGAAAGAAACGTAGTTACTCCtactttcaaaataaaaagagCAATCGCGGCGAAATACTTCAGCGATATCTTGACGAGATTATATGAAGAAAACCCTGTGGTTGAaacaaaaccaaaattataa
- a CDS encoding DEHA2G00440p (no similarity) → MTKRQKKEKQMHYFWILRISPYIEVAQSFYSKKTHILIKYAIR, encoded by the coding sequence ATGACGAAAAGacaaaagaaggaaaagcAAATGCATTATTTTTGGATACTAAGAATATCTCCATACATTGAAGTAGCTCAATCCTTTTATCTGAAAAAGACACATATACTCATTAAATATGCAATAAGATAA
- a CDS encoding DEHA2G00506p (no similarity): protein MNSKFAVLEASLNTKLAVLEASLNTKLAVLEARIDMLDYRYLCLFNYQRRMGAHEAISVPFLDREINQEELPPILSVENINRLTKEQCQNYLMGYKVQFHPNETVKLKEMLRDVVGLMASHDLNYQFSTFFP, encoded by the coding sequence ATGAATAGCAAATTTGCTGTACTTGAGGCAAGCTTGAATACCAAATTGGCTGTACTTGAGGCAAGCTTGAATACCAAATTGGCTGTACTTGAGGCAAGAATTGATATGTTAGATTACAGATATTTATGTCTCTTTAATTATCAAAGAAGGATGGGTGCTCATGAGGCTATTAGTGTGCCATTCTTAGATAGAGAAATAAATCAAGAAGAGTTGCCCCCAATTTTGTCAGTTGagaatattaatagatTGACTAAAGAACAAtgtcaaaattatttaatggGATACAaagttcaatttcatccaAACGAAACAGTCAAGTTGAAGGAAATGTTGCGTGACGTAGTAGGTTTAATGGCTAGTCATGACCTTAATTATCAGTTTTCAACCTTTTTCCCATAA
- a CDS encoding DEHA2G00484p (no similarity): MSEAANNERLSIYIDDAISTILEVKLNRIVPPTLQTMVNNKFNEAPTWFTSEMNNIKSGLTD, translated from the coding sequence ATGTCAGAAGCAGCCAATAATGAAAGACTTAGCATATATATAGATGATGCAATCTCTACGATATTAGAAGTCAAACTTAATAGAATTGTTCCACCTACTTTACAAACAATggtcaataataaattcaatgaagCGCCAACATGGTTTACGTCGGAGATGAATAATATCAAGTCTGGCCTTACCGATTAG
- a CDS encoding DEHA2G00352p (no similarity), which produces MSRWETFNNILKVVIPAFLTLISAEVALIYYDFIEISPSIMSWELTFGCILLSVSINFYSYYSSRKLTEFLMIESIKRRPFKELYTFGQIAIWNDISSNIFQEGKKCVPFGVGFSRSAAFLDKMFKKNMADIRRKLNTKYKDIDEDEIHGNDAILIAAKKTSDEDVKQYYNENIFSKNDNWKKYGTPGPLDPITTTTKFEKNEKLRGRIQLATTLFFIAYMIFYFWLAL; this is translated from the coding sequence ATGTCACGTTGGGAaacatttaataatatacttaAGGTAGTCATTCCTGCTTTTTTGACTCTAATTCTGGCCGAGGTCGCCttaatatattatgattttattgaaatcagTCCAAGTATAATGTCTTGGGAACTTACGTTTGGATGTATCTTATTATCTGTATCCATAAATTTCTATTCTTACTATAGTCTGAGAAAACTTACCGAATTTTTGATGATTGAGTCTATTAAGAGGCGGCCGTTTAAGGAATTGTATACATTTGGGCAAATTGCAATTTGgaatgatatttcttctaatatcTTTCAGGAGGGGAAAAAATGTGTTCCATTCGGGGTTGGATTCCTGAGAAGCGCCGCTTTTTTAGACAAGATGTTTAAGAAAAATATGGCCGACATCAGgagaaaattgaatacaaaatataaagacATAGATGAGGATGAGATTCATGGAAATGATGCAATTCTTATTGCAGCAAAAAAAACGAGTGACGAAGATGTAAAGCAATATTacaatgaaaatatcttcaGCAAAAACGATAACTGGAAAAAATATGGTACACCAGGGCCATTGGATCCAATTACTACAACAAcgaaatttgaaaagaatgaaaagCTTCGTGGACGAATACAACTTGCGACTACACTTTTTTTCATTGCTTACATGATTTTTTACTTTTGGTTGGCTTTATAA